In the genome of Odocoileus virginianus isolate 20LAN1187 ecotype Illinois chromosome 17, Ovbor_1.2, whole genome shotgun sequence, the window AGGAACGTTAAGAAGCACCACCTCGACGCAGCAGAGTCCTGTCTGCACGCGACACGGCCTCACCAGGGTGCGGTCATGGTCCATGTATGTACAGGGGGATGGGGGAGAGAgtcctggcggcccagtggtccCGCGGTTGGGGAGGCTTGGCTGGAGCCTGAGAACCACTCTGCTGTTCTGTTCTGGCCAGAAGCGGTGCCCCGGTTCACAGCCATGCTACCCCACGCCCCTGCTTCAGTGTGGGAGGCTGTGGGACTCCCGGGCCGTGCACTCTGGCCGGGCAGGAGGTTGGAAGCACCAAAGATGCTAATGCTGGCTCCTCAGCGGAGAGGGTGGTGGGTCATTACTTCCTcctggtccccaggctcctcctcacCCAGCAGGTACTGGTCAGGGGCAGGGACAGGATGGAGGAAGAGGTAGGGAAGATGCCCGTCTGTACATcaggacatcactttgctaaaaGCTTTAGGACCAACTTGGAGACAGAAGCAGGGAGAGTTTATGTGGCCGTGCAGCTGGTCTCCGGGACCAGACTCTGTTCACGTTCAGACTTCCCTCCTAGAGACTTTATTCTCTCAAGATGCGTCCGTCCAGGTGGGATGAACACACATCCCCACCAACCAGCATCTGGGGACAGGGTGTCTCACTGACTTCTGTTTTGGTTGACAAATCAGGTGGGAAGGATCAGCCCCACATCTGCTGTAAAAACTGGCTTGTGGGGTGAGTTTCAATTCTTTGGACAATCAAGAATCTTTAGAACACTGGCAAGAAAGAGAGTCACTTTTTCAAAGTGTCTGTGAATACCTGAGACCGCCCCTACTGCCATGAGCAAACTCACAGTGGAGATTCTGGAATGGAGGTGAGGTGACCGAAGGTTGCAGAGAAGAGAGGTCCATCACGGCCACCTGGAACCCCACCAGGCTGCAAGGCCCTGGAGCTCCTGGCCTCATAGGCAGAACCTGCCAAGACCTTCCCTCCGTGGCCTAGGAAGAGTCTACCTGGCCCTGGAAGGCTGAGTTGGACAGTGTCTGGTCTCATCAGGGATGTCACCTTAAAAAGCATCTCCTGATCAGCCCATCTGCCTTTACCTGTGGGTAAATGGTACCCATCTGAGCAGCCAGGAGGAGAGGTGACCCCGAGAATGGCTACCTGGGTTTCCGGTTGTGCCTGCAGGAGGCAGAGTCCTGGCAAGGGGACCCTCAAGCCTGATCCAGCCCCTTGTCACTGCCCTTCCCCACCTGGCGAGGCGGGGACTCAGGGGTGAACTGAACCAGGCTCCTAGCTTAGGGACGGCCAAGCACCTGGGGACGTTTCCGGTGTGGAGAGGGAGTCAGCGGAGGGAGAGGGATGGTCCAGTTCATGGGGCTTCTGTCTGCCCGGGAATGTCAGCCAACCCCAGGCTGACTCTCCCCGAATCTTCAGTCGCTCCCTGGCGCCAGCCGGAGCCTTCTGATCCTGCAGTCTCTATATGCCTTTGGTTTCTGTTAAAGAAACACACTTGCATTTGCCTTAGTTAAAAACCAAAACGGAGCAAGGAGGCAGGAACTCCGAAAGTGTGTTAGGCTGGAAACTCGTTCCCGTAGTGCCGCAGGTGTTCGTCCGCCACGGACAGGTAGGTGGCCCGCATGCTGGGCGAGTACtgtgggagagaggggaggggcggTCAGGACAGGCTCACACGTCGCCCGTCACACCGGACTCCGTGCTCGCAGAAGCGCCAGCACGGCAGCTGGGCGCCGAGTCTCAACGTCAAGGCCTCGTGGGGGTTACTGGAGGACAGTGGGGGTGGCCTGGGCAGGCTTCGTGTCTGCTGAAGCTTCCAACCCTGGGGCCATCGGGACATCTGCTTCCCAAGCTCACGGTGCACACCCGACCAGCCTCCCTAATGCACCCGTGCGCTAAGGAGTCTGCCAAGAGAGCAGGCTGACGGCACAGGCCCACTGACTGCGAGagccaggttcaaatcccagccgtGCACCTTACTCATCCTATGACCTTGGAGGAGGTTCTCCAATTGCtccagcctcagtctccccacctgCACAATGGACCTAAGAGGACTCAGCTCTAACATTGAAAGGGTGGACTAATATAAAGCAGAAAGGTCCCTAACCCAGGGCTTCTCAAACCTGGCTGTGCATTAGAGACActgcagggtggggctggggagggttcTGAAAACATCCCGATACCCAGGCCGCACCCACCAGTACTTTTTTATgacataaaatacacataaaattaagccttttgggacttccctgggggtccagtggttaagaatccaccagccaatgcagggaacaggggtttgatccctggtctgggaagatcccacatgccacagagcaactaagcctctaGCTCTAGGGACGgtgctccacagtaagagaagtgcccgcaatgagaggcccacacaCCGCAACGAAGAggagcccccccgcccccgccccgccaaTGCAACCAGAGGAGTCTGCAGGCAGCACTGCAGACCCAGGGTGGccataagtgaataaataaataaataagctgttTCAAAGTGCCGcctctaatatttttataataagttcttcccagtgcagccaagtcagagaaacacaaagtTTGAGTGTCTGCAGCAGATGTTAGCCAGCTATTGCTCGGAAGTTAAGGATATGGCCTCTTACATTATCGCATCTCTCATCAAATGTACGACCTGAGAGTCTGCATGTCCCACAAGCTCCAGGTGCTGTTGGTCTTCTGACTCAGGAGCAATGATCCACAGGAACCTGACTGTCCTCTGGCCCCAGGGGTTCAGGTCCGAACCACTCACACCTGAGCCGGGCAAAGGCTTCCAgctgggtgaggggagggggtctGAGACTCCTTAACCCCTTAAAATTGACTGGGTCTCAATTTTGCCCTTCCAGGGACACCTAGAGGCACTTTTAGTTGTtcttcagttgttaagtcgtgtcccactcgttttgaccctgtggattgcagcacgccaggctccctagacctcaccatctcctggactttggtcaaattcacgtccattgagctggtgatgctatctaaccatctcatcctctgcctcttcttcttttgccttcagtctttcctggggGAAGGTTTATTCTGCCCTCGAGCCTTGCAAATAAGGTCAGTTTTCTGATTATCTCTGCTGAAGGCATGGAGAGTGGCCTGGATCTTTCAAAACAGAAGGCAATCGGAAATTCATTTACTGTTGGCATTCCAGGGCCTTGAGTAATTCATGTGTCACAGCATCAGATTTCTCCTAATTATTTTATGTTGTACTGAGATTAATATGAAAATCAACCTGCATTCTTGGGGCCACAACAGCTGGCGGGAGGAAGCAGGAACCTGAAAGGCTTCTTCTGGTTTACAGAGAAGCCAGCTTGGGATTTCAAAGGTGCCAACTCTGGAAGTAGGCCTGGACGTGCCGCTGTCCCTGCCTGGGGCCCCCAGGAGCGAGAGCAAGGCCTGGGTTGAGGGCGGTCTGGGCAAAACAGCAGCAAGGCGGGGCAGGGCATGGAGAGCCGGAGGGTAGGCTTGAGCAGGACGCTGCGGACACCTGAGGCTGATTGTCCTGCATGCGGGGGGCTGGCCTGTGCCCAGTAGCGCCCCTGGCCTCCACCCGCTAGAGGCTGAGAGCAGCCAGCACCCCCCGCCAGGTGTGACGATCAAAGATGCCTTTAAGTGTAAAGTGAAAATGTCAgctgctcagttgggtccgaatctttgggaccccatagactgtagcccgccaggctcctctgtccgtggggttctccaggcaagaatactggagtgggttgccatttctttctccaggggatcttccccacccagggatcgaacctgggtctctgatgtctcctgccttggcaggagggaTCTTTGCCACCTGAGGCATGGGGGAAGCCCAAAGATGCCTTGAGATGTGGCCAGACATCCTCTGGGGTAACAAACTCGAGTGTCCCTGGGGGAGACCCCGTGCTCCACGGTAAGGTGGAAAGGTCACCTTCTCAGACCCTGAAGAACAGTTCCCCCCTCTAGGGCCCATCGCACCATACGGCACTTATTACAGCAGCTTTCTGAGTCACCCCCCTGTGGATTACCCCGTTTCCTGAAGACGGGCTAGGTCCCCGGCTCTCTTTCCCGGGTCTAGCACTGTGCTTTTCACTAAGAGCACTCATTGGATGCACTGAGCTGGTTCACAAAGCCAAGTCTATGTGCTGGGTCTCGTGTCCTTGGGGCATCAGGGCTCCAGGTTCATCATCTGAATGGCTTCTTCCAAACTACTGGGATGGGGCGGGTGAAACGCCTCGCCCAGCCCAGTGAAAGCGACTGCGCCTTCCCCGACAGACACCTGGCTCAAGAATACAGACGTCCAACCTCATCTCAGACCCCCTTCTTTCTTATAAATGCCAGGCtgagttttgtttgctttctgtttctttttcggCTGCACCACGCGGCATCAGGATcttgttcccccaccagggatcgaacctgcaccctctgcaatgggagctcagtcttaaccgctggacctccAGGGATGTCCTGGCCATCTGGATTAATGCTTATCCAATAACAAaactgttttgttcttttctgcttctgtgggAGGGATTCAATGGGTCCCCAGGAGGTTTTCTCTTTAACTGCACCCCCCTCCCGAGCAGGGTTTGTGCGTTTGCCTGGGGAGCCCAGCTTACCGTGGGCGGCGGGGACCCTCTTCCGATGAGCGGCACATTCTCGTAGCGTGGGCTCCCACCAAACAGCGCGGCTTGGTTCCTGCGGGGTTGAGAGGGGTGAGGAGCGctcggtggggggagggggggacacaGGTGTGTGCCTGGACTTCTGCAGGAGGGTCCCGGGGGTGTGCATACGGGACATGGAAGCGGAccacagaggggagggaggagcagggagcaGCTGATGGATGGGCCAGGGGAAACTCAGCTTCTCGGGCCTTCGACCTGCCCTGCAGGCTGGAGGAAAAGGACCTGACACCTGCAGTGGTTCTTCCTCCAGCAGGAGATGCTCTGGGTGGGGGGGCCACACTCAGGCATCCCGACTGCAGCCAGGGGCCCCGCTGGCCTCGGAcgccttcctcccccaccctggcACCCTGGACCCAAGCATGCCCCCGCCCGCAGATCCAGCGTCCTGAAGGCCAGGAAAAGCAACGCTGCCGCAGCCCGGCGTGTTGGGGGAGCCCTGCCGTACATGTACTCCGAGACGGGGGCGTTGGAGACGGTCTGGGTGGGGTGCAGGCTGCCCTGACTGCCCAGGCCGCTGCTGTAGCTGCAGAAGCTGCGAAGCTGCCCCCGAGACGGGCTGTGGGCGGCGATGCGCCGGGCCTGGGGGTTGAAGGGGTCGTCGTCGTCGATGTCGTCATAGTCCCTGTCCCTAGGATGACACGCAGGATACGGCCGTGAGGGGTGAGGGGGCTGACACCAGGCAGTGGGGGCCTGGCCCACTTTCCCATCTTTCCTCCCAGGTCGGCCCCCGCTGGCCGCAGGTGTCTCCTTGAGGTTCTCTGAAAACGTGGTCTTCAGCCCCGCCTGATACATATTACTCTGCTCCGGTCCCAACTGCacagccacctcctccaggcaggccACCCTGCTGACCACCTGCACAATGACCCTCCACACCCTGCTTCCTTTTCTGATTACTCTCGAGATACTGAAATGCCATCTCGTCTCTGCCTCCTCCATGAGACTACAGGTGCCCTGGGAACAGTGCTACAGTCTGTTCCTTCCGGTGTTCTGGGGGCACCCCTCTCGGCAGCAGCATCACCCCACAAAGTCGTGCAGAGGAAGCGGGGACAAGCTAAGGAGGCCAGGCTGTGGCATGATGCCATCATCATCCTTGGCCCTGCTCTGGCCCCCTCCAACCTCCTTCTGGGGTCCTGTCTGGACTTTCAGGGACGCTGCAGCAGAAATCCAGCCAGCCTGTTGGGGCTGAATGCCAGCCCCCGACTGCCCCTCTCTACCCCAGGTTATCAGTTCTCAGCTCCGCCAGAGAGCAGAGCCTCCCGcctcctcccccaggaagcccaCCTCCTGGCACAGTGCTTCCACGCCCCCGGCCCCAGGCAGGTCATGATGGAAAAGGCCAGCGCGGCCAGGAGGGAGAAGAGGCCGAGGTAGAGCAGGCCCTCGAGGCCGTCGTAGCAGACGCCGGCGAGGGCGTCCAGGtagtcctggaggaggaagagggacaCGCAGCTGCAGGGGGAGTGGGGCACTGCCTGGGGTCCCAGCTGGCCTCTGGAAGCCCCTCTCTCCCAGCCCGGGCCTGGGAtcgcctcccctccccatcccaggcaCAGTGTTCATTCACGACGGGCCCACGTTCGCGACCCCGACACGGCGGGGCACTTCTTGGATTCTCTCCACGCGTTTACTGAAAATACCGACTGTGTGTGTGCTGGACTCGGAACAGGACAGATGCCGAGCTTGCAGGTGGGGGagccagagggcagagggcatcTAATCTGGGGCCAGGAGAGCAGGGAAGCGGAGCGAGCCTGCAGCCTCTGAGGCAAAGGGGCCAGGCTTGGCGTGTTCAGGAGGGGGGGAGAGGTCAGCCGAGGACACGCGAGGCGGTGGTGCCAGCTCATGCTGGACCTCGTGGGGCAGGCAAGGAGGAGCCTGGATGTAACGCAAGGTGATGGGAAGACACTGGCGGGTTTGGGGACGGAAGGCTGTGATCCAATTTGGTTTTCAGAAGGCTGCTCTGGCTGCCGTACATGAAAGGGAAGCGGGTGGGAGAAAGTGGGGACTAGTTAGGGGGCCACAGCTGTCACCCAGGGGAGCAGGGTGGTGCTTGGACCAAAGTGGGGGCTGTGGGGGGACAGAAGAGGATGGGGCAGGGTAGATCCGAGGGTACAGCTGCGGGCACTCGCTGAGGGATGGCGTGtggaggctggggaggaaggaagggtacCAGGGTCACCCCGTTCTCAGCTCTCAAGTCAGGCTGCCGGGATTGGAAACCCAAGTCCTTGACTCGATAGCTCTGGAATCTTCGTTAAGCTGCTTGATAGATAAAAAGATAGATACATCTgtctatcatccatccatccatccatctatattCACAGACAGATTGCTATCTATaacatttttcatgaaatatgTATTTCACAGTTTAACAGTGAGGACTAAACGATATATCGGATACACAGCACACAGAACAAGGTGGAACACAGGGACTCAGTAACTTGCAGTCGTGATCATTATCATGACTATTCGCTCGAAATCCACGTGGGATGTGAGAGCTTGTCAACATACACCGGTTTCCTGCtttggaggagaggaggggctcATATGCACCCAGCGTGTTCCCTGCATGGATGTCAAACATTGCAGATTCCTAGAGATGACCCTGGCAATGAGAGCCGGGTGTCCACTTGCAACTCAGGAACTAGATGGGTTGACCAGATGGCTGTGGGGGTCTGGGCACTAGGGAACAGCCTTCCTCATATAGCTCAGGGTGCCCCGAAACATAGCTCAGGGTGCCCCGAAACAGATCCAGCTCTCCATACCCCAACCCCCTGGTACCTTTCTCTGCATCTCCCCGTCTCAGCTACTGGAGAGAATCTAGAAGCCAGGCACTCTTCCACCCCATTCCCCGAGTCAGGCAATCGCTCTCCCAGCCTCTGCTGGCTTCTCCCTGGGACGATGTGGCCTGCTGGggtgccccctccctgccctccgcCTGCCCCCCAGGGCCACCCCGCACCTTGTGCAGCCCCCGGCAGTCCAACAAGGCGGTCAGCTGGTGGAGGCTGGACTCGGATGAATTCAGCAGGAGCTGGATTCCAAGCAGATCTTTCTGAAGCAGGAAGAGGCGGACATGCGGACAGACCGAGAGGAAGAGTGAGCAAGGCGGGGAGGGCTTGTGGATAAAACCGCAGACGGCAGCTTCGGCAGAGAGGCCTTTAAAGCCACAGGAAGCTGCTAGACTTCACAGGGAGGGGACACGCTTTCTTTCCCCAGCCAGGGCCCGAGGGCAGGGCTGGCCGCCTCACCTCTGCGGTGGGGAAGCGGGGCGAGGCAAACTGCAGGAGTCCCGCTACCTGGATCTGCATGGCGGTCAGCGAGCGCTGGAAGACGGTCAGGGCCTGTGCCGGGAGAGACCGCAGCCCCGCGTGAGGTACTCCCAGGAGCCCCCACCTGCCTGCTTCCCCTTTGGGGCCCCCTGATCATCTGCAGCTGCAGTTACGTCCCTGATCGGGGACGGCCCTTCCTGCCGGCAGGAGGTCTTCCCCTCCGCCCTCAGCGTTCCCGAGGGCCGCGCCGTCCACCTGCTTCCGGCTACTCCAAGTGTCCTGCTGGGACAGCCTTGTCCGGGAGCTTGTGAGAAATGTAGAATCTGGGGCCCGCCCCAGACTTAAGCAAAACCTCTCCATGGACACCAGCATCCAGGGTGATGGATGGCCATGCAAGCTGACCAAGAGCCCCCTGCAGAGGACCCCAAAGAAGCAAGGAACAGCCAGGCACCTCCACCTTACTGGTCAGTGCTGCGGCTGACCACTGGGGGGCgccgggggcagggtgggggctggaCTGGGCGGGGCGTACCTGCTGGAAGGGGCTGCTTGCGCTCTGACTGCAGAACAGGTAGTACCGGGTCACCTCTGCAGAAAGGCAAAGACACTGGAGTCAGGCAGGAGTGAGCCGGCGCTCATCACACGGCGCTCACAGCACACGCAACCCGTCGCTCACCCGGCGCTCAGCACACGGCGCTCACAGCACACGCGACCCGGCGCTCATCACACGGCGCTCACAGCACACGCGACCCGGCGCTCATCCATGCTCTGTGGCCAGGCCCGCCCCCGAGCTCCCGAAGGAGGCAGCTTCTAAGACCCGGCCCGTGGGCTCGGCTGGACCTGAAGGACTCTGGGTGACGGGGCGGCTCTGGGTGGTTGCGGGGCTGAAAGGTAAGCAGGGCACAGTctggggtctccctggtggctcagacggcaggggatctgcctgcaaagtgggagacccctcggtcgggaagatgccccggagaagggaatggctacccactccagtattcctgcctggagaatcccaccgacagaggagtctggagggctacaggccacggggtcccaaagagtcggacacgactgagagacggACGCTTTGTTTTCCTCGGGGGCGCAGTCTGGCTGACCGCGGGCCTGGACCCAGCACCCCAGATGGCCCTACCACAGCAGCCGAGATCTTACCGGGGCGGACTTGGCCCTCTGTGACGTTCAGGATGAAGGTGTCTGGAGCCGCGCAGAAGTCACTGGCGCCCTGAGCCGGAGAGAAGtgggaggggtggaggagagTCACACACTCCCAGGAGCTCAG includes:
- the TTYH2 gene encoding protein tweety homolog 2 isoform X3, with protein sequence MQVDLEQHLARLGEIFAARGDYLQTLKFLHQTAGSIIVQMAGVPAWTGVTEQLTELANQTSYVEYYRWLSYLLLFTLDLVLCLLACLGLAKRSRCLLASMLCCGVLALLLSWTSLAADAAVAVGASDFCAAPDTFILNVTEGQVRPEVTRYYLFCSQSASSPFQQALTVFQRSLTAMQIQVAGLLQFASPRFPTAEKDLLGIQLLLNSSESSLHQLTALLDCRGLHKDYLDALAGVCYDGLEGLLYLGLFSLLAALAFSIMTCLGPGAWKHCARRDRDYDDIDDDDPFNPQARRIAAHSPSRGQLRSFCSYSSGLGSQGSLHPTQTVSNAPVSEYMNQAALFGGSPRYENVPLIGRGSPPPTYSPSMRATYLSVADEHLRHYGNEFPA